In Rattus norvegicus strain BN/NHsdMcwi chromosome 1, GRCr8, whole genome shotgun sequence, a genomic segment contains:
- the Zfp950l14 gene encoding zinc finger protein 431-like isoform X2: MDALTYDDVHVNFTREEWALLDPSQKSLYKDVMQETYRNLTAIGYNWEDHTIEEHCQSFRRHGR; encoded by the exons ATG GATGCATTGACCTATGATGATGTACATGTGAACTTCACTCGAGAAGaatgggctttgctggatccttcaCAGAAGAGTCTTTACAAAGATGTGATGCAGGAGACCTATAGGAACCTCACTGCTATAG GTTACAATTGGGAAGACCATACTATTGAAGAACATTGTCAAAGTttcagaagacatggaaggtaa
- the Zfp950l14 gene encoding zinc finger protein 431-like isoform X1 — MVTVVQMCGMFQDALTYDDVHVNFTREEWALLDPSQKSLYKDVMQETYRNLTAIGYNWEDHTIEEHCQSFRRHGRHERCHTGEKPSENTQCGKAFAQHSHLQRHKSTHTGEKLYECKPCDKAFTYDSQLQTLERIHTGEKPYKCNQCGKAFERRCNLGKHKLIHTGRKSYKCNQCGKAFARHSHLKTHGITHTGEKPYECDQCGKAFAYHSYLQVHKRIHTGEKPYECNQCGKAFVGQNDLKRHERIHTGEKPYKCNECDKGFGHHQNFRMHKMMHAGEKPYKCNQCGKAFSQNSHLQTHKSTHTGEKPYKCDQCGKAFTSHSYLQVHKRIHTGEKLCECEQCGKAFTSHSYLQVHKRIHTGENLYECNQCGKTFASHSYLQVHKRIHTGEKLYECNQCGKAFASHSYLQVHKRIHTGEKLYECDQCGKAFASHSHLQVHKRIHTGEKPYVCDQCGKDFVVQSDLKRHKRTHTGEKPYKCNECGKAFVGQNDLKKHKRKHTGEKPYKCNECGKAFVWNGSLRTHKVIHSGEKPYKCNECGKAFACNSSLRTHKAIHTGVKPFKCKHCGKAFVGQNYLKKHERIHTGEKLYKCNECGKAFVFDSSLRKHKAVHTGVKP; from the exons ATGGTTACTGTTGTACAAATGTGTGGGATGTTTCAGGATGCATTGACCTATGATGATGTACATGTGAACTTCACTCGAGAAGaatgggctttgctggatccttcaCAGAAGAGTCTTTACAAAGATGTGATGCAGGAGACCTATAGGAACCTCACTGCTATAG GTTACAATTGGGAAGACCATACTATTGAAGAACATTGTCAAAGTttcagaagacatggaag GCATGAAAGatgtcatactggagagaagccctctgaaaatactcagtgtggtaaagcctttgcacaacatagtcatctccaaagacataagagcacacatactggagagaaactctatgaatgtaagccatgtgataaagcctttacaTACGATTCTCAGCTTCAAACTCTTGAAAGgattcatactggagaaaaaccctacaaatgtaatcaatgtggtaaagcttttgaACGTCGTTGTAATCTTGGAAAGCATAAACTAATACATACTGGAAGAAAATCCTACAAAtgcaatcagtgtggtaaagcctttgcacgacACAGTCATCTCAAAACGCATggaataacacatactggagagaaaccttacgaatgtgatcaatgtggtaaagcctttgcatatcatagttatctccaagtacataaaagaatacatactggagagaagccctatgaatgtaatcaatgtggtaaagcctttgtaggtcagaatgatcttaaaaggcatgaaagaattcatactggagagaaaccctacaaatgtaatgaatgtgataaaggcTTTGGACATCACCAAAATTTTCGAATGCATAAAATGATGCATgctggagaaaaaccctacaaatgcaatcaatgtggtaaagccttttcacaaaACAGTCATCTCCAAacacataaaagcacacatactggagagaaaccttacaagtgtgatcaatgtggtaaagcctttacatctcatagttatctccaagtacataaaagaatacatactggagagaagctctgTGAATGTgagcaatgtggtaaagcctttacatctcatagttatctccaagtacataaaagaatacatactggagagaatctctatgaatgtaatcaatgtggtaaaacctttgcatctcatagttatctccaagtacataaaagaatacatactggagagaagctctatgaatgtaatcaatgtggtaaagcctttgcatctcatagttatctccaagttcataaaagaatacatactggagagaagctctatgaatgtgatcaatgtggtaaagcctttgcatctcatagtcatctccaagtacataaaagaatacatactggagagaagccctatgtatgtgatcaatgtggtaaagactTTGTAGTTCAGAGTGATcttaaaagacataaaagaacacatactggtgagaaaccttacaaatgtaatgaatgtggtaaggcctttgtaggtcagaatgatcttaaaaaacataaaagaaaacatactggagagaaaccttacaaatgtaatgaatgtggtaaagcctttgtatggAATGGTAGTCTCCGAACACATAAAGTAATACAtagtggagagaaaccttacaaatgtaatgaatgtggtaaagcctttgcatgtaaCAGTAGTCTCCGAACACATAAAGCAATACATACTGGAGTGAAACCTTTCAAATGTAAGcactgtggtaaagcctttgtaggtcagaattaccttaaaaagcatgaaagaattcatactggagagaaactttacaaatgtaatgaatgtggtaaagcctttgtatttGATTCTAGTCTCCGAAAACATAAAGCAGTACATACTGGAGTGAAACCTTAA